A stretch of the Corylus avellana chromosome ca6, CavTom2PMs-1.0 genome encodes the following:
- the LOC132185581 gene encoding uncharacterized protein LOC132185581, with translation MLTDEFSFPKITSNTIPDHHFTISASPWRDSSLVYPDYNLDEGNYGRGESFSRKSFSYLESKMKREILDAAASPETSEEKMDMLWEDFNEELQRVSKSSMDKKKEAERLSTSGATEEMQEFCGLQALKIPKTSRKRPNMMVVMKILKKLLLLRMRNSPQIKQDY, from the coding sequence ATGCTGACAGATGAGTTTAGTTTCCCAAAAATCACCTCCAACACCATTCCTGATCATCACTTCACAATTTCAGCATCTCCATGGCGAGATTCCTCTCTAGTTTATCCAGATTACAATCTTGATGAAGGTAATTATGGTAGAGGGGAATCTTTTTCTAGAAAAAGCTTTTCCTACTTAGAAAGCAAGATGAAGAGAGAGATATTGGATGCTGCAGCAAGCCCAGAGACGTCAGAAGAGAAAATGGACATGTTGTGGGAGGACTTCAACGAAGAACTACAAAGGGTATCTAAATCTTCCATGGACAAGAAGAAGGAAGCTGAGAGATTGTCAACAAGTGGTGCAACCGAAGAGATGCAAGAGTTTTGCGGTTTGCAGGCCTTGAAGATTCCCAAAACAAGCCGCAAGAGACCCAACATGATGGTGGTAATGAAGATCTTGAAGAAGCTCCTCTTGCTCCGCATGCGCAACTCGCCTCAGATCAAGCAGGACtactag
- the LOC132183820 gene encoding calcium-dependent protein kinase SK5-like: MMNKSSSAALQRDSKPTWVLLPHQTQNLADHFRIGHKLGQGKFGTTYLCTDNSTAKNYACKSIPKRKLFYTEDYDDVLREIQIMQRLSEQPHVVKIRGAYEDAAAVHLVMELCEGGELFHRIVRKGHYSEREAAKLMKTVVDVVDACHSLGVMHRDLKPDNFLFDSDEEGAALKATDFGLSVFYKPGQIFSDVVGSPCYVAPEVLCKRYGPEADVWSAGVILYILLSGMPPFWAESERGIFQEILQGKLDLQSEPWPSISDSAKNLIRKMLDRDPKKRLTARDVLCHPWIVDDIAPDIPLDSAVLSRLKQFSAMNKLKKMALRVIAERLSEEEIADLKDWFKTMDTDNSGTITLDELKDGLQQVSSELMESEIKDLMAAADFDNSGTIDYGEFLAATLHLNKLEREENLLSAFYFFDKDGSGYITIDELQQACKEFGLSEVHLDEMIKEIDQDNDGQIDYGEFAAMMRKGNGGMGRRSLRSKINMEDALGPANNGSHELIDCSP; encoded by the exons ATGATGAACAAATCAAGCTCAGCTGCGCTACAAAGAGATTCAAAACCCACGTGGGTCCTTCTCCCACACCAGACTCAAAACCTCGCAGACCACTTCAGAATTGGCCACAAGCTTGGGCAGGGAAAATTCGGCACCACATACCTCTGCACAGACAACTCCACAGCCAAAAACTACGCCTGCAAGTCAATCCCAAAGCGCAAGCTCTTCTACACCGAGGACTACGACGACGTTCTGAGGGAGATTCAGATAATGCAGCGCCTGTCGGAGCAGCCGCACGTGGTGAAGATCAGAGGCGCGTACGAAGACGCGGCGGCCGTGCACTTGGTGATGGAGCTGTGCGAAGGCGGGGAGCTGTTTCATAGGATTGTGAGGAAGGGGCATTACAGTGAGAGAGAGGCTGCCAAGTTGATGAAGACTGTTGTTGATGTCGTGGACGCTTGTCATTCGCTTGGAGTCATGCACAGAGACCTCAAGCCCGACAACTTCTTGTTCGATAGTGACGAGGAAGGTGCCGCTCTCAAAGCCACTGATTTTGGTCTCTCCGTATTCTATAAACCAG GTCAGATCTTCTCTGACGTTGTTGGGAGTCCATGCTATGTTGCACCAGAGGTGTTGTGCAAGCGTTATGGACCTGAAGCAGATGTATGGAGCGCAGGAGTTATATTATACATATTGCTAAGTGGGATGCCACCTTTCTGGGCTG AATCTGAAAGAGGGATCTTTCAAGAGATTTTACAAGGAAAACTAGATCTTCAATCTGAACCATGGCCTAGCATTTCAGACAGTGCCAAGAATCTCATACGTAAAATGCTTGATAGGGATCCAAAGAAAAGGCTAACAGCTCGTGATGTCCTTT GCCACCCTTGGATTGTAGACGACATTGCTCCAGATATACCTCTTGATTCTGCAGTGTTATCACGCCTGAAACAATTCTCTGCAATGAACAAGCTTAAGAAGATGGCTTTGCGT GTTATAGCTGAGAGGCTTTCTGAGGAAGAAATAGCTGATTTGAAAGATTGGTTCAAAACGATGGACACAGACAATAGTGGAACAATAACATTGGATGAACTTAAAGATGGCTTACAGCAAGTTAGCTCTGAACTTATGGAATCTGAGATCAAGGATCTTATGGCTGCA GCAGATTTTGATAACAGTGGAACCATAGACTATGGTGAATTTCTTGCTGCTACTTTACACTTGAATAAGTTGGAGAGAGAGGAGAACTTATTGTcagctttctatttttttgacAAGGACGGTAGTGGCTACATAACCATTGATGAGCTTCAACAAGCCTGCAAAGAGTTTGGTTTAAGTGAAGTCCATCTTGATGAAATGATCAAAGAAATTGATCAAGATAAT GATGGACAAATTGATTACGGGGAATTTGCTGCAATGATGAGAAAGGGCAATGGAGGAATGGGGAGGAGAAGCTTGAGAAGCAAGATAAACATGGAAGATGCTCTGGGACCTGCGAACAATGGGTCTCATGAACTGATTGATTGTTCACCTTAG
- the LOC132183821 gene encoding uncharacterized protein LOC132183821 translates to MELEAVKKYLEKGGDKSASIDGLPAKFFERFTMEGVRVDLIEPGRLICSFKVPTRLVNTGNFLHGGATATLVDLVGSAVIFTVGTPVTGVSVEINVSYLDAAYVDEEIEVEARALRVGKAVGVVSVELRKKKTGKIIAQGRHTKYLHVANGSH, encoded by the exons atggaaTTGGAAGCAGTGAAGAAATACCTGGAGAAAGGAGGAGACAAGAGCGCATCAATCGATGGACTGCCTGCCAAATTCTTCGAACGCTTCACCATGGAAGGCGTTCGTGTCGATCTCATCGAACCCGGCCGTCTCATTTGCTCCTTTAAGGTCCCCACTCGTTTAGTG AACACCGGTAATTTTTTACATGGTGGAGCAACGGCAACGCTGGTGGACTTAGTGGGGTCAGCTGTGATATTCACTGTTGGAACTCCAGTAACCGGAGTTTCGGTGGAGATCAATGTTTCATACTTGGATGCTGCTTATGTTGAT GAGGAAATTGAGGTTGAGGCTAGGGCTTTACGTGTTGGGAAGGCAGTTGGAGTTGTCAGCGTCGagttgaggaagaagaagactgGCAAAATAATTGCCCAGGGGCGTCATACTAAGTACCTTCATGTCGCTA ATGGATCTCATTAG